The following coding sequences are from one Coleofasciculus sp. FACHB-1120 window:
- a CDS encoding transposase, which translates to MLTCHNLCGGLLDAAGFAERIRQHWHIENRLHWSKDAVLQEDEAPLCDGYAPANFAIVRTIVLNLFRQAGFPSITKGLRHLSHDVHRLFSFFQ; encoded by the coding sequence GTGTTAACCTGTCATAATCTTTGTGGCGGACTACTAGATGCGGCTGGCTTTGCCGAACGAATTCGCCAGCACTGGCACATTGAAAATCGGCTGCATTGGTCTAAAGACGCGGTTCTCCAGGAGGATGAGGCTCCTTTGTGCGATGGCTATGCCCCTGCTAATTTCGCCATTGTGCGGACAATCGTACTGAATTTGTTTCGTCAAGCGGGTTTCCCTTCTATCACTAAAGGGCTTCGACATTTATCTCATGATGTACATCGTTTATTTTCCTTTTTTCAATGA
- a CDS encoding Mut7-C RNAse domain-containing protein, whose amino-acid sequence MAKANFNFYAELNDFLPRKKRDVTITHVFEERASIKDTIESFGVPHPEVDYIEVNGKPVDFSYIVADSDRIHVYPISAATEKTSSVSLVRPQPLQFPRFVLDIHLGKLATSLRMLGFDTLYRNDYDDLELAQISASEERILLTRDKGLLMRSLVTHGYYVRETNPERQVDEIMGRFALIEFVKPLQRCLRCNGLLEPVDKESILDQVPPNIQQSIDEFSRCRECAHVYWKGTHYEQMQQFIQGIIFSKPVESNWV is encoded by the coding sequence ATGGCTAAAGCAAATTTTAATTTTTACGCAGAATTGAATGATTTCTTGCCACGAAAAAAGCGGGACGTAACCATTACTCATGTTTTTGAGGAACGAGCCTCGATTAAGGACACGATCGAATCTTTTGGCGTCCCTCATCCGGAAGTGGATTATATCGAAGTTAACGGTAAACCCGTCGATTTTTCCTATATTGTGGCTGATAGCGATCGCATCCATGTTTATCCAATTTCTGCGGCGACTGAAAAGACATCTAGCGTCTCTCTCGTTCGTCCTCAACCGCTACAATTTCCTCGTTTCGTTCTCGATATTCATTTAGGGAAACTAGCAACATCTTTACGAATGTTGGGTTTTGATACCCTGTATCGAAATGACTATGACGATCTAGAGTTAGCCCAAATTTCGGCATCTGAAGAACGAATTCTCTTGACTCGCGATAAGGGTCTATTGATGCGTAGTTTGGTAACACATGGATATTATGTCAGAGAAACTAATCCAGAGCGACAGGTGGACGAGATAATGGGACGCTTTGCTCTAATTGAATTCGTCAAACCATTGCAACGATGTTTGCGTTGCAATGGTTTATTAGAACCTGTGGATAAGGAATCGATTCTTGACCAAGTGCCACCCAATATCCAACAATCTATTGATGAATTTAGCCGCTGTCGTGAATGCGCTCATGTTTATTGGAAAGGCACGCATTATGAACAAATGCAGCAATTTATCCAAGGAATAATCTTCTCGAAGCCAGTTGAATCGAATTGGGTATAA
- a CDS encoding regulatory protein RecX — translation MSCTDYFFRLISRRDYSAYELLKKGQLKGFDPNEISEAINYLQERDYQSDTRLVANLIAYSQGKYGKSMVRRKCMEKGISSEVFEQVWNEQIEAEGSEETDALDGLKTKIMRKYKIDDFQIIDQKTKAKLLNYLQYRGFNAFEVLKQWQRQQVENE, via the coding sequence ATGAGTTGTACTGACTATTTTTTTCGCCTGATCTCCCGCCGAGATTACAGTGCTTACGAACTTTTAAAGAAAGGACAATTAAAGGGGTTTGATCCAAATGAAATCTCCGAGGCTATCAATTATTTGCAAGAGAGAGACTATCAATCCGACACGCGCTTAGTCGCCAACTTGATTGCCTACTCTCAAGGCAAATATGGGAAATCTATGGTAAGGCGCAAATGTATGGAAAAAGGGATTTCCTCCGAGGTATTCGAGCAAGTTTGGAACGAACAAATCGAAGCAGAGGGAAGTGAGGAAACGGACGCTCTGGATGGTTTAAAGACAAAGATCATGCGAAAGTATAAAATTGATGATTTTCAAATTATCGACCAAAAAACCAAAGCCAAGCTATTAAATTACTTGCAATATAGAGGTTTTAATGCTTTTGAAGTTTTGAAGCAATGGCAGAGACAACAAGTAGAAAATGAGTAA